The following are encoded together in the Lathyrus oleraceus cultivar Zhongwan6 chromosome 3, CAAS_Psat_ZW6_1.0, whole genome shotgun sequence genome:
- the LOC127131338 gene encoding uncharacterized protein LOC127131338, producing the protein MYKIKYPQNTWFQLWNPATNTLSNKYTMPNFDYFRLSGFSFGYDSSTDTYKFVYFRPNELKIFSFGSNVWKTIQIPDMDPLNNMNRVPHKRCEGVHLNGTVNLLARDIAKQIVIISLNLGNDTYSKLLRPQDFVEVSLHSPTIHVLEDSLYFSHHTQQTHFIMWKMTEFGIENSWTQFLKISYQDLDIHVEYKYFLAPLCLYERDLYHHTKYKCFLSPLCLYKNGIALVHAANGHGLHVIVYNWTENRIEKTRMDSSLLWMVNQNYVGSLVPTS; encoded by the coding sequence ATGTATAAGATTAAGTATCCTCAAAATACCTGGTTTCAGTTATGGAACCCAGCCACCAACACATTATCTAACAAATATACCATGCCTAATTTTGATTATTTCAGACTTTCCGGGTTTTCATTTGGCTATGATAGTTCAACTGATACTTATAAGTTTGTGTATTTCCGTCCGAACGAGTTGAAAATATTTAGTTTCGGCTCTAATGTTTGGAAAACTATTCAAATTCCTGACATGGATCCTTTAAATAATATGAATCGCGTTCCCCATAAACGTTGTGAAGGTGTGCATTTGAATGGCACTGTTAACTTATTGGCCCGAGATATTGCTAAACAAATTGTGATCATCTCGCTGAATCTGGGTAACGACACATATAGCAAGTTACTTCGTCCTCAAGATTTTGTTGAAGTTTCACTTCATTCACCAACTATTCATGTGTTGGAAGACTCTCTCTATTTTAGTCACCATACCCAACAAACTCATTTTATCATGTGGAAGATGACGGAATTTGGAATTGAAAACTCTTGGACTCAATTTCTTAAAATAAGCTATCAGGATTTGGATATTCATGTTGAATATAAATATTTTTTGGCTCCATTATGCCTTTATGAGAGAGATTTGTATCATCATACGAAATATAAATGTTTTCTCTCTCCACTGTGCCTTTATAAGAACGGCATCGCACTAGTACATGCAGCAAACGGCCATGGATTGCATGTGATTGTCTATAATTGGACTGAAAATAGAATAGAGAAAACTAGAATGGACAGTTCATTGTTGTGGATGGTTAACCAAAATTATGTTGGAAGTTTAGTTCCGACGAGTTGA